A genomic segment from Nonomuraea helvata encodes:
- a CDS encoding DUF1707 domain-containing protein, whose translation MPELQMRVSDDDRECAAQQLQHAFTEGRLTQLELEDRLEIALTAKTYGDLLGLIDDLPVDQPQVDDVVELESKNGHIKRSGDWAVPRRLRVTSKYGGVELDLSEAVVTHPVVDIELDLAYGSAKIILPEGGVANVDAFRSDHGHVSTSDVPGRRRPGALYVVISGRTKYGGLTVRYPRRRWFTQ comes from the coding sequence ATGCCGGAATTGCAGATGCGGGTTTCCGACGATGACCGGGAGTGCGCCGCGCAGCAGCTGCAGCATGCCTTCACCGAGGGCCGCCTCACCCAGCTGGAGCTCGAGGACCGCCTTGAGATCGCCCTGACCGCGAAGACCTACGGCGACCTGCTGGGCCTGATCGACGATCTCCCCGTCGATCAGCCGCAGGTCGACGACGTGGTCGAGCTGGAGTCGAAGAACGGCCACATCAAGCGCTCCGGCGACTGGGCCGTCCCCCGGCGGCTGCGGGTGACCTCCAAGTACGGCGGCGTCGAGCTGGACCTGTCCGAGGCCGTGGTCACCCACCCGGTCGTGGACATCGAGCTCGACCTCGCGTACGGCTCCGCCAAGATCATCCTTCCGGAGGGCGGGGTCGCGAACGTCGACGCGTTCCGAAGCGACCACGGCCACGTCTCGACCTCCGACGTGCCGGGCAGGCGGCGCCCCGGCGCCCTCTACGTCGTGATCAGCGGCAGGACGAAGTACGGCGGGCTGACGGTGCGCTATCCGCGCAGGCGCTGGTTCACCCAGTGA
- a CDS encoding aromatic ring-hydroxylating oxygenase subunit alpha codes for MRNRGGRLSSLMPTLPGRSYTDPEVFAEEQAKIFEALWFCAVRGEDLPKPGAFRTVQVGRESVIVVRGRDDRLRAFLNVCRHRGARLCLEPEGEVRRTIRCAYHAWSYDLDGRLAAAPNLAKMPDVDRVEYGLVPVHLREWLGYAWVCLAVEPPSFEETVTYAAVERLGDPAAIERYHVDKLALGRRIVYDVKANWKLVVENFMECYHCATIHPELVAVLPEFAGGYAAQYYVGHGAEFAERVEGFTVDGGPGFGKLPDVSQDQDRRYYAITVKPQVFVNLVPDHVILHRMVPLAADRTVVECDWLYHPDVVASGADLSSSVELFHRVNEQDFDACERTQPGMSSRAYRDGGVLVPSEHHISLFHHWVNQRLRG; via the coding sequence ATGCGCAACAGAGGGGGCCGGTTGTCCAGCTTGATGCCCACGCTTCCCGGCCGCTCGTACACCGACCCCGAGGTGTTCGCCGAGGAGCAGGCCAAGATCTTCGAGGCCCTCTGGTTCTGCGCGGTCAGGGGCGAGGACCTGCCGAAGCCGGGCGCGTTCAGGACGGTCCAGGTCGGCAGGGAGAGCGTGATCGTGGTACGCGGCCGCGACGATCGGCTGCGGGCCTTCCTCAACGTCTGCAGGCACCGTGGCGCCCGCCTCTGCCTCGAGCCGGAGGGCGAGGTCAGGAGGACGATCAGGTGCGCGTACCACGCCTGGTCCTACGACCTCGACGGCCGCCTGGCCGCCGCCCCGAACCTGGCGAAGATGCCCGACGTCGACCGCGTCGAGTACGGCCTGGTGCCCGTGCACCTGCGGGAATGGCTGGGGTACGCGTGGGTGTGCCTGGCCGTGGAGCCGCCCTCGTTCGAGGAGACGGTGACGTACGCGGCTGTCGAACGGCTCGGCGACCCCGCCGCCATCGAGCGCTACCACGTCGACAAGCTCGCGCTCGGCCGCAGGATCGTCTACGACGTCAAGGCCAACTGGAAGCTCGTCGTCGAGAACTTCATGGAGTGCTACCACTGCGCCACCATCCACCCCGAGCTGGTCGCCGTGCTGCCGGAGTTCGCGGGCGGCTACGCGGCGCAGTACTACGTGGGTCACGGCGCGGAGTTCGCCGAGCGGGTCGAGGGGTTCACCGTGGACGGCGGCCCGGGGTTCGGCAAGCTGCCCGACGTGTCGCAGGACCAGGATCGCCGCTACTACGCGATCACCGTCAAGCCGCAGGTGTTCGTCAATCTCGTGCCCGACCACGTGATCCTGCACCGGATGGTCCCGCTGGCGGCGGACAGGACCGTGGTCGAGTGCGACTGGCTCTACCACCCGGACGTGGTGGCCTCCGGCGCCGACCTGTCGTCGTCGGTCGAGCTGTTCCACCGGGTCAACGAGCAGGACTTCGACGCCTGCGAGCGGACCCAGCCCGGCATGTCGTCACGCGCGTACCGCGACGGAGGGGTGCTCGTGCCCAGCGAGCACCACATCTCGCTCTTCCATCACTGGGTGAACCAGCGCCTGCGCGGATAG